Below is a genomic region from Culicoides brevitarsis isolate CSIRO-B50_1 chromosome 2, AGI_CSIRO_Cbre_v1, whole genome shotgun sequence.
caagaatttttcaaagaaaaatggcTTAGTTTCGAAATTCTActgttttcaaagaaaaactatttaaatttgaaatattctaGAAATTTCTTATTGTCCTGAAGGGTATTTTATGTCAAGTAGGGTTCTTAGTGTTCATTAGGGTCTATCCTAAAATTCTAGAAagatctttaaataaattcaaaaattcattcaataaaagaaaatttcttaccggAATCTTTGGAATATGATCTCCCGTGGGTTGGAAACCATTTTCATCAGCAATGTAGGTGAACAGCACTTTTTGTCCATCAACTCTGAAATAAATTAgcaacaaaagaaaagaaaaaaagtaaaacggCAATTGTCAAcaatttctctctttctctccgcGTGCATCAGACATAAATAACTCACTCATATTCCGCGCCACCTTCAACCTTTACACCACCAACGCCTCCTTCATTCGCTTTAATACCGTTACTCGTTTCATATGCATAGTTGTAACTTCCATCCTCTGGATTAATGTTCTACATATTAAAAGCAATaaccataacaaaaaaaaatcatcgttaTTATTCTcgcatatataaataaatcgtTGCACTCTCTCGCGGCGAACATTTTCTGCATTGTTGCGTTTtgtaagaagattttttttctttaatggcgactcatttatttaaattgatttgaaaaattgggtCGAAATTTGTCAAGATTGTCGTGTAATGCGCTGAAAAATGTTCGCAGGTGGCCAATTATACTTACAAATTCGTTTTTTAAGAC
It encodes:
- the LOC134828861 gene encoding pupal cuticle protein-like; this encodes MFKVIAIALLLVAAAVADKDATVLKNEFNINPEDGSYNYAYETSNGIKANEGGVGGVKVEGGAEYEVDGQKVLFTYIADENGFQPTGDHIPKIPDLIARALEYIRTHTPHDGPSLKV